Within Anguilla anguilla isolate fAngAng1 chromosome 11, fAngAng1.pri, whole genome shotgun sequence, the genomic segment AAACCCATTTCCGGTAAAACGGGAGTTTATGTTCTGGGGCAGGAGGTATATTCTGCGGCGGTTTCTTTGTGATGAGGTTTGCTGTTCAGCCACTCGTGCAGCAGCTACGTCACATGACCCACCTCAACAACAAACAGTACATACCGTAGGTGTCATATCATAACCAGGTCTCCGCGCTTGTTCAGTATCCTTCCTGTGTGGGATCTGTGCATTAATAAGAAATGATAGAAATAATATCAtgtgaatatttgaaaatgtggcCCTTTATAATGACAGGCAGTCTGTAGTGGTGCATCAGCTGGGGCTTAGAAAGTCAGGGAtatgaagggtggggggggggggggtgttaattGCATGAAAACCCTGAGTACACGCCGTTGTTCTGATGTGCACTGTCGGGATTACCACTTTATTCAATCAAATCACCAGAAACCTGCATGTACCGTACCTCTAAAAAATAAGTGAATGACCAGGGGAGTCCAGCCTCTGATCTACACTATTGAAGGGTTGAGAATATCTTTATTATGACTAAAAGAATTCTCTCCGCCTAACGGCATCAGCTGGGAGGGTTTTCACAATGGCAGGAGGAAGATTATGGACGCCCGGCTCTAGAGAATTCCGTCAGTAATGTTGGGCATAAATTGTTCGGAGAAAGGcactttgttctgttttgagATGCGCTGTCATGGCCGGACATATGCAGTCACGCGGCGTCCTCTCGCCTGAACCCCCGTTTCTCCTCTAATCAAAGCACGGCGTgcggggggggcgtggtcaCGATGGAAACATTTCATATGGAGCGTGCCGTCGGCAGCGTATGACAATAAAGGTAAATGGTGACCCATAAAGAGCGGCGTGAGCGTGTTAATACCTCTATCGTCCGGAGTAAACGGGGGGGAGAATGAATGTTCCGGAGCGGCGGGCCGCGGCGATGACAGGGCACAGGGCCGCTGACACTGCTGCTATCCCGTTTCCCAGAGACGCTCCTGCACCTTTAACAATTTAGCCCTGCGGCACTGACACCTCAGGAAACCCGTCTGGCGAAAACCAATATCGTCCGCGAGCATTAGCCGAGGCGGGAAGCGCGCGAGGGGGGGGCGACGCTCTTCGAGGGGGAGGCTTTAGCGTGTCAGAAACGGAGGCGGGGGGTTTCCGCCGGATCGCGGCGCGTCCTGTCAGCGTGCGCCCGCGCGCGGCGCTCTCTCACGCGGGCCGCGGCCGGCCTCCCGCGAGCGCGGCATAAATCCGGGAGATGAAAATGTCACGGCGCAGGTTCATTTTGCAAAGAGGTTTTGATTGCCACGTGCGCGTAATTGATTGTTCCAAGGACAGGAGGAAATCTAGAAATGTCATAACAGACCTGCTTACGCCGGTCCCACTGCTAGCCGATCGATGGGGAGAAAAAGAAGCTATCGATTCCGCGCGGCGCAAAACTGTAGCTCcagacgagggggggggagagggatgggAGAGTGGCACAGGCCTCTGGACCTGTCAGCGGCACCTATGAATTACCCGCTCCACGCAAAAGATAGTGTTACCTCTCGGATATACGCGGACGCGCGAGAAATTGCAGCTGTTCGTGAGCCAAACCCCAGGCTACTCGGTTCTGCTACGCCTGGATCAATCAAAAGAGGCTGACGataaaggagagagaaattGTCCAGGCTGTAAAAACAGTCAGGGTTTGATCCGGTTatttgagattttattttttttgtcttgcacTTAAAGTCGGTCAGATATTCAGATTTACGCAGTAGGCACCATAAGCTCTGGGCATAAAAGAGGAAACAAACTATCCATATTCAGTATGTTTTTAATATCGCCTGCTGTCATATATTACCTCAGTCGCAATCCTTATTTTAAAACGTGATCTTAACAGCCCCAAGGGTAGCTGTCAATTGACACTTTTACACCCCGGAGAAACTCAATCTGAGAACTGTCTTCCTGGAAGATGATTTGCACCCAGTGGCAATAAGACTTTAATTACCTGAAAATTCTATAGCTGgagtctttttaaaatgctgaggCATTCATTAACAGAATCCTAATGCACGGAGGTCTGGGGACCATGCTGTGCGCTCACTTTGTCAGTTGTCAGGATGGTttattgtatgtacagtatcaaCAATTAAATGTGCACCAGCAATAACGCTGACAGGATTATTGGGATTATTTTAGGATTAGCATTATTAAGAGCGGAGCGCCTTAAAGGGACACCCTCTACGTTTGCTGTCAAACATGAAGAATCCGCTAATGAATTCTTCCCTCCTGAAAGCGGACTGTCGTTTTATATCGTTCCAACAAAACGCTGATGCGTACATACtttgtcttggggggggggggggggggggacctcaaAATCCATCTGCCTTGTCACACACATTACCGGTGACATGGAGACATTAACTGCATTGTTCATATTCAGCGGTTCAGGCTGGTGCGACGCGTGACAGCCCTTGTGAAAATGGATCCTGGTGGGACGCAGTCGTCTGAACGCGTCCCCGGAACTCTGTTCCGTTCCCGCAGACACCGCCGCCGCACCTGCTAAAAAGGTGGCAGGGCGGGCTCTCGCTATGCCCCACAcgtctccctcctctcctccgcggGTCACAGGCGTGCCAAACGAAGTGGCGGGCGAGCGGGGCGCTGCGCGATTGGCTTTGTGATGTACAGAAACTGCCGATTCCCGTTTCATAAGGGCCAGGCGAGCCGGCGAGACCAGAGTGACTTCCGCAGTCGCTTCATCGCCGGGCGACCCGCACTCAGATAAGCTttccacaggagagagagaggcagggggtcagaggtcgtaGCCTTTATTAAAGGCGCGGCGCGCCCGCCTTTTCACTTTCGCTCGTCCGATGGGACCGGTTAACAAACACTCGAGTCGGGGAAGAAATTAAAAGCGATCGTCGTGTCGCTTCCTGAAAAAGAAGCAGGagccaatccccccccccacaccccatttGTGTGTGCGAGGCTACACTTAACATGCATTCTGTGATTTTGacaaggcagaaaaaaaatgtcacgtGCATGAAAAGAATGAAAGGGAGACCAGGAGCAGGTTAAGATGCGAGGGGTAACGATACATTAATGCTGAACCCTCTCGATTGGCTGCGGTTCCTTGGCTCGGGCAGGGGGCTGCTGCTCAGAGGATTCCGGCCCTCTGTTATGCCAGGAGTCTGTTCTAACGGATTAACGTTATAAACACTCGGTGTTGTTGATTTATGATGGACACCCTAGGTTTCCTGACCTTTGCATATCCCTGTCTGAAGATATAAATTTGTAGTGACACAGATTGGAGGCTTTACAGGGGTTTATGACATGTTACATCTCAGCCACTGGCGTGCCAGCTTCTTATTTTGTAAGCCTAGTTAGACTGAAAGCTGTATTTACGGGGGCCCAAAATAGCAAATGTAACAATATTTGCGCAGTAGCCTTAGCAGCTATCCTTTGATGGGGAAAGACAGGCTCAAATACACTGTAGCCTTGCTTCATTAGATATTTGACTGAAAAAACTTGCAGTAAGCCAGCTTCTTTTTTATATCGTTGGCTTGATGTGTATCAGAAAAGCGCACCACAATGTCATTATTCATGTCAAATGATAGAACAGGCTCAGGCTGTTCCAGTTACCTCAGCTATTTGTGACATTGCTGTTCTTATGGGTTTTGCCCCCATCTTTACTTCATATATAAACAGGGTCATATACTGCTTATATTTTGCGTTCCTGCTAGCGTGTCGACTCCTAATGAGATCACAAACGCAGCTGTAGCCAGGCACAAACATCATGTCCCTGTTTGTCACACATTGTACAGTCATTTAATTGACAAGCGAGCAGCCCGGCTCCAAGGCGTGACTGTGGCTTTGTCTCCCGGCAACGCTTGGCCAGCGCCGGTCCTGCATCGGGCCTTGTTCTGGAAATTCATGGTGCTTGGCACACATCAAAAGCTGGCAAACACAGGCTCTCTATTACAAAAGATTTGGAGGGGTCTAGAAAGTCATGCGGGCATTGGCATGATCTTTGCCCAGAGGTTAATTGGAGCCTTTGATTGGATTAATTCAGGGCACCAGGCCTCAGAGGGCAAAGCAATGatgcaggaggggaggggaaagcaTTCTTTATTTAGCGAcgtttaaaaatacacttaaatagTCTCGATTTGGAATGCCTAAAGGCACTtgcacagcaaataaaatgattgTCTAAGGTCCAAGCTCAAATTTATCTTGACGGAACTGTGATAAAACTGTGGGTTCTATGAAAGCTCAGAAGAACTACTTGTGTGTCTTTGTAATGATAAACCACTTCTTCCTGGATCTAGATGTCCTGTAGGTTACACCTTAGTTCTTAAGTAATTGCAACTCTTAGGTTTGCAACCAGTCGACATCTGTACAAATTACCAGCTAGATTATGAGAGGTCATGGGTCCCCGAGATGTAACGATCACCAAAACATCCCCAagattattaaaaaacaaagaacttCCATTGAATACAATATTAAGGACAAATGGTTTCTGAATTCAGGCTATAGTTAGAATCAGCAATGGCTGCCTCAAGCTTTGCTACTTTTGAAGGTTTGTCAATCTATGTGAAGCTTCAGTATCACCCATATTACATTGAATGAGGTAAAAAACTGAAGCgagttttacacatttttgtagTGGCAAAAAACACAAGATTGGCAGTTGGTGAGACGTGAACAATATTGCACAAGATTATAAAGATTTACTTGCATATAAGTGTCACTCCACATACCATAACACCTCCCTAACATACAAAGTGCTTGTTTTTAACAGGCAAAAAGATCAATATAACCCTCCTATGCAGTACCGGTATAATTTACTGGAGTTCAATACTGAATAACAACCCTACGTGCTGTCAAGGACAGAAGTGTTGTGTACATTGTCATACAAATTGTTATAGCTGAGTTGAAATAGAAAGTGTATGCATGTCTTTGTGTAGTATTGTTGGAGGCAgtctgtaaaatatttatgaacaccagttcttaattaattaaacaaggGGGCCTGTGCTGCTGCGGATTTTGATGAGGCAAAGTTACATGAATAAGATCCAATATAACGGCTTGTTACCATAAAGGCTGAAGTCAGCAATTACcgtaaaaatggaaatgtgacATGTTGCATGAATGGACGTGCATAAGCACTTCTGTCCTGAAACTCCTCTTCAGGAAATCATTATTTGTTTGTCCATGAGATTTCACGTTCGCTGAAAACCTTTGAAAACTGGTCTCGATAATTTGTTTCATCCTCCTTTGCGTGTCACATTAGGGAAATGCCATGAGACTTTGGGGAAAGATGGAATTTTTGCACTCCTATTCAATTTTACCATAGTGCAAATCTGAAGTGCCCAGGGAAGAAAGTAAAAAAGCACGCCCAGATGAACCACCACCTCCTGTAAAGCTCTGCCTGTTCATTCTGTGGTCCTCCACGGATTCCCAATCCGGAAGTCCGTCCTCTTCAGCGAGCTCGGGTTCCCCATAACCTCCGGATGTCGCGTTCGGGACACCCGTCGCCCGTTCCGACAGGCCGGCGTGAAAACCCCCGTCGTGTCGGAGCGGGGTCACAGCGTGCTCTGAATCTCTTCCGCGGGCACAGTGGTGCAcacatgtttgttttgaaagggGCAAATCCCATCTCCATCTCGatctccatctccctccattAGCTGACTGCAGATCACCTCACCAGGGCTTCTCCTCGAGCGCTTGtgaaatattgattaaaaaaaaggccTCGTTCTCAGAGCCCGAAGGTTGGAGACGCTCGGCGGCTGCATATGGCTGCCACTCTCAGGCACGCACGTTCAGTATTCCTCTTTGCAAAGTGCCTGCATCTCCACCAGAAATATTAAGCGCACGAAATGCGAAAGTGCTCTTATGCCCGATGTCTTTTTACATAAAAGCCTCTCTCTGCCCGTTACCGCTTCTGAAAAGATCTCAGAGAAACCCTGGTGCAAAGTTATTCCGTGGCCATTTTCAGCCGGTTGAaggggtgtaaaaaaaaaattcctttgcTGAAGTAGGGAAGCATCAAGGTAAAATCCTGACCTGGAGTAATACCGCGAGCGAGGGTCTCGAGGAACTCTCGTGCGCCGATTCCCTCCGAAGATAAGAAGTGTGACACGGTGGCAACATTAGTGGCTCTAATCGCCCCAGTCAGTTCCCTGGAAGTGCTGAGAAAGATTACAAAACTGAAAAGGCGCGAGGCACCCTCGTCTTCGGGAAGGGTATTGATATTATGATTAACACTGCCGCAGGCATTCACAAAACGCGAGCGCGTAATGCATCATCTCAAAAGTGAGGCAACAAAAACTGGAAGACGCCGGCGAGGGTGCCAATTAGAAATACTGTTTTTTAATTACCAGCTAATTGATGCAATAACATTTGTGTCCTGTGCATTGCCAGAGTGAACAGGTGAATAATGAAAAAGATAATTACTGTTTATGAGTTGTCAAGAATAGTATAGCCATATGAGGGATTAGTTGTGTAATCTTTTGAAATTGCAGGTAATGAGCTCGTTTCTCTACGAGCATTGAAATGAATATTCCAGCACTTGCCAGCATTGTCACGACAACAAGCAGCTGTGTCTTCCTTTAAAGATTTGAAGGTGTGAAGTCAATTGAACTGTATTTAAGAACACCTAGATGATTATCTCAGAAATACCATAGATGCAGAAGTCCGTTTTGAATGGAgaactccttttttttttttttttttttttacaccatgCTGAGAGCCCGCACGCTGCTCTCAGCATGGTGTAAAAATATTGATTCTCTCCGTGGCTTTCTAGATCTTCAGATTTACCATGATATGATGTACAGTAAATGGACAAACCCAGTAATGCTGTGGTTTTATCGATATGCAATAAGGCCTTTCACTCAGGCGGCTATCCCCAGTGCTGCTGTTTGCACACTTCACAGATTAAATGTAGACAACGGACAGTGTGTCACCCTCTGAATAAGACGGTCCCTTCTCGATCGAAGTGCTCTCGTGCAGAGGTCAACCTGCGTCCGCTTCTCGGCCCTGTCCACTCGAGTCCTCGCCGAACGACAGCGGTTTACCTGCGCGGGCCGGTAGGCGATAGAGACGTGCGTACCCCGTGCGTGTCGGCGATTGGTGAGAGACGGCCCGTTCCCTCCAGCCCCTGGCCAGCCGGCGGAGCTTCTGAACGCGGCCCGGCCCGTCTAATGTATCGGAACGGCGGCGTGGCGGGACGCTATCTGAGAGGAAGGCGTCCTCGGCTGTTCGGCGCCAACGCAGACACTCATAATCACTTTGGAATAGGTCATTTGCAATAACACTTAGAAAACCCTGAGAGAAATCAATTCCCTTTGTCACTCAGCAGCGCACGATTGTTGTAAACATCTCcacacgggggggaggggggacctTTGACACGGCATTCAGTCAATGGCCTGTCGTGAATCACAGGGCCCGGCAGGACGGCCTGCTGTTCGCAGAGAGGAGCTACGCAGCAGTGGCTAATGGGGGGGTTTAGGAGGGGGATGCTCACACAGCCTTACACGTCCCACATCCTAGAACAGGATGGAAAACATGGGGCctaataaatattttggataCGAAGGAGATcactcataaaaaatgtaaaaaaaaaattttttttaattacaatgaGAAAAAAGGGAGTCCGGCACTGGGACTGCTGTCGTGGTTCCATGTCGGAAGCCATTTTCAGCTAAATGCATTTATCACACGCCTGCATCAGGTTTAATTAGAGTTCATCGCGCTATTTCTTTGCCCGTATAATTGCGGTAATTTTTTATACCCAAACAATCCATCAAAGCTACATGAATGATGGTTCAGTTCAACTCTCCGCAGTGATTTCTATTTTGGAAACCCATGTGTTTGACACGGAAGCAGCAACACACAAATCTTTTCCTTatacaacagcagcacacaaACCTTTCCCTTATACAATAGCTACACCCAAACCTGTTCCTTATACAGTAGCAACACACAAACTTTTCTCTTATACAATAGCTACACCCAAACCTTGTCCTTATACAGTAGCAACACACAAACCCTTTCCATATACAGTAGTAACACAAACCTTTTCCTTATACAATAGCAACATCTGGCTTTTCACttccttctctgtttttttctgtacaggccttaaaattttgaaatgaccaACCAGAGGGCATATAGCCTGCAATCAGACAGTCTATACTTTTTAAtccctgttatttttattgcaattatttttgGTCCTGATATTTTTGTCgtatgacttttttttactgtctcgTACTCATAATACtaacatgtttttaatttctctttattttactttaacaTTTTGAATGCCTGTTTAAGAAACcctatatttatgtatttaatatttattattattattattattactattattaataaatctccttctctctcttttagtTTACATGCCCGATGACGATGGCAGCCTCAGAGAGTCCATCGAAGATGACGACGCAGACAACGACACCCTCACTGAGGAGGAGTGCTCCGAAAAGACCAGCCCCAAGGCCCCGGAGGACAAGGAGACCGATAACAAGAGCAGCTACAGCTACCAGAACTCGCCCGTCAGCGTCCTCTCCAaccaggaggcggagctggagtCCCGCCTCAGCGACGCCAGCGACCGCCTCTCCGACTTCAAGAGCGCCTCGCCGCCCGGGAGCCAGGCGGACGAGGAGAGCAGGAGCGCCAAGCTGAAGGACGAGATGCACAGCAGCCTGGAGAAGATGCGCGCCGCCTACGCCAACTTCCTCTCCGACTCCTACTGGACGGGCATCGGGCTGGACCCGAAGGCGAACGCCAACGCCAGCAAGGGCAGCTGCGACAGCACCAACGGGAGCGCCAAGGGCGAGTTCGACTGGCACCAGGACGCCCTGTCCAAGACGCTCCAGCAGACCCTGTCCCCCAAACCCATCTCCAAGCCCAACCTCTTCAGCTCCGTGCACCTGTACCGGCAGACCAGCAGTAAGGCGTGCGGGGCGGTCTTCACCGGGGCCAGCCGCTTTCGCTGCAAGGACTGCAGCGCGGCCTACGACACCCTGGTGGAGCTCACCGTGCACATGAACAAGAGCGGCCACTACCAGGACGACAACCACAGCAGGCCAGGCGGCACTTCCGGCTCCTCCTCCAAAATGCGCAAGCGGAACCTGCAGGACATGGAGGGGAAGGAGGACGCCCAGAAGGTCCTCAAGTGCATGTTTTGTGGCCACTCCTTTGACTCCCTCCAAGATCTGAGCGTCCACATGATAAAGACGAAGCATTACCAAAAAGTGCCTTTGAAAGAACCCATCCCCGTAATCGCCCCCAAGTTGGTCCCGCCGGCGAAGAAGCGGGCATTTGAAATCACCAGGCCTTGTTCCCCTGACTCCACCACAGGGGTGTCCCACTACACGGATGCGCAGAGGGCTTCAGGCCTTCACAGTTCGCACAGCAATCGCTATGGCTATCAGAACGGCGCTAGCTACACGTGGCAGTTTGAGACGTGCAAGTCTCAGATTCTCAAATGCATGGAGTGTGGGAGCTCGCACGACACCCTCCAGCAGCTCACATCTCACATGATGGTCACGGGACATTTCATCAAAGTCACCAGCTCTGCTTCAAAAAAGGGGAAGCAGCTGGCTTTGGACCCCCTGGCCGTGGAGAAGATGCAGGCGCTGGCAGAGCCCCCAGCGGGAGAAACCCACTGCGATGCAGACAGTGGAAAGGGCTCCCCAAAGAGCGTGGCTTCTGGAGAAGCCGAGAAGGAAACTCAGAAGGAAGGGGCTGGCGACAAACCAACCGACGGCAGCAAAGAAGAGGCAGAGGAAGTCAATTATGACAAGCAGGATGGTGGCGAGGAACAGAAGGCAGAGGAGGGTGCTTTCAAGTACCCGTACCTACGCGAGGAAGACCTTGAACAGGTcgctggtggaggaggggatATACTCAAGTCTTTAGCCAACACGGTggcctctgccatcaacaaagCCCAAACGGGGACCCCCAGCTGGagtgcctatcccagcattcacGCTGCCTACCAGCTCTCGGGTGTGATCAAGtccgcccctctctctgcatCACCGTCCATACAGCTCAAGCAGGCCTTCAACAACAAGCTGAGGGCAATTGCACCGAAAGGGAAGTTTTACCAAGGTAGCATTGGTACAGAAAGCTTTCCGGTCCAGCACCACAGCAGAGACGTCAAAAAGGACAGAGGCCCTGTGGGTGACACGAAGGATGGCCAGAACAGCAAGTCAGAGCGGGCTGAAAACGAGGAGAGCGATAGCCAGGAGGATTCCTCTTCCTCAAAGATAGATAGTGAACCCGAGAAGGAAAGGAACGATGGCATCAGAGGGAAGCTGAGCCCCAATTTCTCAGACCGGGACAAGGCGTCCCCAAGCCCCCCTCCCATGGGCAATGGAGTGAGCCATGCCTCCACACTAGTCTCCAATGACTCCCCCGAGATCCTGAGCATAAATCCACTAAGTGCACTGCAGTCCGTACTGAACAATCACCTGGGGAAAGCCAACAAACCCTCCAATCCCAAGCCTGAGGCCACACTGACCACCTGCTCCCAGGCCTTGTTCTCCAAACCAAGCAGAAGCCAGGAGAAGCCAGCTCTGGCCCTTGTACCCCCCAGAGCTAGCCGGATCAGCAACTCGTTTCTATTCCAGAGCAACGACCAGCCCATTGACCTAACAAAATATAAGAACCACAAGACGAGTTCCTCGCACCTGAGGTCCTCCACACCCGTGCCACAGAAGCATGCCCTGTCTGACATCGCCGACATGGTCAAGGTCCTGCCGAAAGCCACCACGCCCAAGCCTTCTGTGTCCTCCAGGATGCCCGCTTTGAAGCTGGAGACAGACGTGCGGCGTTTTGAGGATGTGTCCGCAGACGTGTACTCTGTGCACAAGCGGAAGGGCAGGCAATCCAACTGGAACCCACAGCACCTTCTCATCCTGCAGGCCCAGTTTGCTTCCAGCCTATTCCAGACCTCCGAGGGCAAGTACCTGCTGTCCGACCTCGGGCCTCAGGAACGCATGCACATCTCCAAGTTCACCGGCCTGTCCATGACCACCATCAGCCACTGGCTGGCCAACGTTAAATACCAGCTGAGGAAAACGGGAGGGACCAAGTTCTTGAAGAACATGGACACCGGCAGCCCGATTTTCTACTGCAATGACTGCGCGTCTCAGTTCAGGACACCGGCCGCTTTTATTTGCCACCTGGAGTCCCACCTGGGATTTCAGATAAAAGACATGAGCAAAATACCCGTAGAGCATCAGACGAAAGTAGAGCCAGAGCTGTCCAAGGTTCTGGGTGTCAGGGCGACAGAGACGCTGTCCGCAGAAGAAGACATTGACTCTAAGTTCAAATGTAAGCTTTGCAGCCGGACATTCGCTAGCAACCATGCTGTCAAGCTTCATTTGAGCAAAACTCACAGCAAATCGCCAGAGAATCATTCACAGTATGTAGAAATGGACAAAGATTAGCACTGGCCAGCATGATGAAAAAATCCACATTTTACTACCTGTTtaccatttttttgttatttttgttactgTAATTGCTTTGCCTTTTTCATCCCCAACACAGTTCATGTTTATTTGCCATGTTTCAAGTAGCATTACTGAACAGTAAATACTTTGATTTAGGCCAATATGGACCTTACTGCCTGGACTTGAAATAAACTGTTactgaaggggggaaaaaacacacatggTAAATGACTCATCAGCTGATTGTTTTTGCACCCAGTTCAAATGCATCACCAGTAATGAATTGTATTACTGCTTGAAACATAATTGCTGATGTTTGCATGCAATAGCATTGGCTATGACTACTATTTATTTGTATGATATGCCAGGTTTTAATTGTATTACTTTTATGGCAAATTGATTAATGCGTTAATTGTAATTTACAATTTCAATGAGACACCTGCATAAGTATGCAGATGTTTACAACAGGTAGTCGAGACACCTGTGAACACATTTATTGAGATGTATAGTATATTGCtctgtaaaatgtttgtgttgcAATGAtagaacagaaaaaagcactttaataaatgtttaatcaCCAGTTTAGACTCAGATTCTGTACATGACCTACCAACTTTAGACAGGCTGGAAACGAGGGCGTCtctcataaatgtaaatatcGCAGAACAAAAATAGTGTTTCATGTTGCAAAAATAAGGTAAAACAACCGAGACCCGCACCTTTTGTACCAATGCAAAATAAAGtgttaacattttcaaaatggcctcttCACTTCAACTCTAAAGCTTGCCACCTTGACATTTTCCACCTTGGGATTTCCATTTACACTgtagccatttagcagatgtgcaagttgcactggataagagcacaACTTAAGATTCTTCACATGCAATGAATTTTATTCGGCTGAATGTTTCCTGAAGCCATTTGGATTAAGTacctgctcaagggtataaaggcagtgccccaccttgaaatcgaacctacaacctcAGAGTGGCAAGTCTGTCCATTCCCCTAAGCATTACAGTACACTGCCAGCACAGCTTGATTGCCTTTTGTGTCTTCTTTAATAAGGTAGTCAAATTCATAGTCATTGCACATAAAGCATACGTTAATATTTTTACAACACCAGCTTTTTCTGCAGTCAACTGACAAGcaaggaaaataattatttgttgcAGATTACCCATTTCCAGTTGGACAGAACATAagtacagcaaataaaatgatcAGGTTTTTGACATGTTTTTGATGATATCCGGTAACTCCTCATTAGTAAACAAAGTACACTCACTATGCTTGATGCTTAagcttttttcacatttcagacaAACAATATGTAATATCTCCCCACAGCAactttattttaacaatttcTTAAATTAAGCTCTGCAACTTTTGATGTTTCAAGATTGGCTATTTTAAACTATTCAGATGTGACTGTGGGAGGCATGCAAAGAACTCTTTTCATTGCTGAAccagcattttttccccatacaCTTGATTTAACAACATTTATTCAAAGTGGTTCATGAATCAACAGTCAGTTGtaattcagtgctactgcatgTTCAAATTTGAGTGGATTTGAATG encodes:
- the LOC118208055 gene encoding teashirt homolog 2, whose protein sequence is MPRRKQQAPKRAAVYMPDDDGSLRESIEDDDADNDTLTEEECSEKTSPKAPEDKETDNKSSYSYQNSPVSVLSNQEAELESRLSDASDRLSDFKSASPPGSQADEESRSAKLKDEMHSSLEKMRAAYANFLSDSYWTGIGLDPKANANASKGSCDSTNGSAKGEFDWHQDALSKTLQQTLSPKPISKPNLFSSVHLYRQTSSKACGAVFTGASRFRCKDCSAAYDTLVELTVHMNKSGHYQDDNHSRPGGTSGSSSKMRKRNLQDMEGKEDAQKVLKCMFCGHSFDSLQDLSVHMIKTKHYQKVPLKEPIPVIAPKLVPPAKKRAFEITRPCSPDSTTGVSHYTDAQRASGLHSSHSNRYGYQNGASYTWQFETCKSQILKCMECGSSHDTLQQLTSHMMVTGHFIKVTSSASKKGKQLALDPLAVEKMQALAEPPAGETHCDADSGKGSPKSVASGEAEKETQKEGAGDKPTDGSKEEAEEVNYDKQDGGEEQKAEEGAFKYPYLREEDLEQVAGGGGDILKSLANTVASAINKAQTGTPSWSAYPSIHAAYQLSGVIKSAPLSASPSIQLKQAFNNKLRAIAPKGKFYQGSIGTESFPVQHHSRDVKKDRGPVGDTKDGQNSKSERAENEESDSQEDSSSSKIDSEPEKERNDGIRGKLSPNFSDRDKASPSPPPMGNGVSHASTLVSNDSPEILSINPLSALQSVLNNHLGKANKPSNPKPEATLTTCSQALFSKPSRSQEKPALALVPPRASRISNSFLFQSNDQPIDLTKYKNHKTSSSHLRSSTPVPQKHALSDIADMVKVLPKATTPKPSVSSRMPALKLETDVRRFEDVSADVYSVHKRKGRQSNWNPQHLLILQAQFASSLFQTSEGKYLLSDLGPQERMHISKFTGLSMTTISHWLANVKYQLRKTGGTKFLKNMDTGSPIFYCNDCASQFRTPAAFICHLESHLGFQIKDMSKIPVEHQTKVEPELSKVLGVRATETLSAEEDIDSKFKCKLCSRTFASNHAVKLHLSKTHSKSPENHSQYVEMDKD